In the genome of Bosea sp. BIWAKO-01, the window GCAATGTCGCGCTCAAGGTCGAGGAAGCCACCGACAAGGACAGCTATATCGTCTCCGGCCGCGGCGAATTGCAGCTTGCCATCCTGATCGAGCAGATGCGCCGCGAGGGCTTCGAGCTCGGCGTCTCGCGCCCCCGCGTCGTGCTGAAGCGCGGCGAGGACGGCCAGCTGCTCGAGCCGATCGAAGAGGTCGTGATCGACGTCGACGAGGAGCATTCCGGCGTCGTCGTGCAGAAGATGTCCGAGCGCAAGGCCGACATGCTGGAGATGCGGCCTTCGGGCGGCAATCGCCTGCGTCTGGTCTTCCACGCTCCGACCCGCGGCCTGATCGGCTATCAGGGCGAGTTGCTCACCGACACGCGCGGCACCGCCATCATGAACCGGCTGTTCCATGACTACCTGCCCTACAAGGGCGAGATCGGCGGGCGCCGCAACGGCGTGCTGATCGCGATGGAGACCGGCGAGGCCGTGGCCTATGCACTGTGGAACCTCGAGGATCGCGGCCCGATGATGATCGAGCCCGGCTGGAAGGTCTATCAGGGCATGATCGTCGGCGAGCACACCCGCGAGAACGATCTCGAGGTGAACGTGCTCAAGGGCAAGAAGCTCACCAACATCCGCACCACCTCGAAGGACGAGGCCGTGCGCCTGACGCCGCCGATCCGGATGACGCTGGAGCGTTCGCTCGCCTGGATCGACGACGACGAGCTGGTCGAAGTGACGCCGAAGTCGATCCGCCTGCGCAAGGGCGTGCTCGACCCGAACGAGCGCAAGCGCTCGCAGAAGCAGAAGGAAGCGGTGGCGTAACGGCTACTGCAGGATGGCCGGGCCCCTCGCCCGGCCATTTTCGTTGTGAACGACCTGGCATCTGCGGGCTTCTGCGAGCCTGCGCCTCGCGCAGCCCGCGAATGACGATAGCGGCGATTGCCACGCCGCCTTGGCTCTGATCCTCTGCCGCCCTCTCTGGGAGGATCACATCATGCTTACCCGCAATCTCGGCCGTACCGGCCTGCGCGTTTCGCTCGTCGGCCTCGGCTGCAACAATTTCGGCGGCCGGATCGATCTTGAGGCGGCCCGCAAGGTCGTCGACAAGGCGATCGAGAGCGGCATCACCCTGTTCGACACGGCCGACATCTATGGTGCGCGCGGCGGTTCGGAGACGGCTCTCGGCGAACTCCTGGGCGCACGCCGCAAGGACATCGTGCTGGCGACCAAGTTCGGCATGGACATGGACGCCGAGGGCATCAAGAAGGGCGGCTCGCGGCGCTATATCGTGGAGGCCGTCGAGGCTTCGCTGAAGCGGCTGAAGACGGACTGGATCGACCTCTACCAGATCCACCGGCCGGACCCGCTGACCCCCATCGAGGAAACGCTGCGCACGCTCGAGGACCTGATCCGGCAGGGCAAGGTGCGCTATATCGGCTGCTCGAACCTGCCGAGCTGGCAGGTCGCCGATGCCTACTGGACGGCGCGCAACCATGGCATCGAGGGCTTTGCCTCCTGCCAGGACGAGTACAGCCTGTTGGTGCGCGGCGCGGAAAGGGAGCTGATTCCGGCTGCCCGCCATTTTGGCATGGGCCTCCTGCCGTATTTCCCGCTCGCGAACGGCCTGCTCACCGGCAAGTACAAGCGCAATCAGCCAATGCCGGACGGCGCGCGCATGACGCGTGAGGCCCAGCGCGCCAACGAAGTCCTGACCGAGGCGAACTGGCAGAAGACCGAGAAGCTCTCCGCCTTCTGCGAGAAGCACGGCAAGACGATGGTCGAGCTGGCCTTCTCCTGGCTGGCGGCTCAGCCGGTCGTTTCCAGCGTCATCGCGGGCGCCACCAGGCCCGAGCAGATCGAAGCCAATGTGAAGGC includes:
- a CDS encoding aldo/keto reductase, whose translation is MLTRNLGRTGLRVSLVGLGCNNFGGRIDLEAARKVVDKAIESGITLFDTADIYGARGGSETALGELLGARRKDIVLATKFGMDMDAEGIKKGGSRRYIVEAVEASLKRLKTDWIDLYQIHRPDPLTPIEETLRTLEDLIRQGKVRYIGCSNLPSWQVADAYWTARNHGIEGFASCQDEYSLLVRGAERELIPAARHFGMGLLPYFPLANGLLTGKYKRNQPMPDGARMTREAQRANEVLTEANWQKTEKLSAFCEKHGKTMVELAFSWLAAQPVVSSVIAGATRPEQIEANVKAASWTLNADELAEIDAITA